GAAGTAATGCATGAGGAGATATTTGGCCCCCTGCTTTCGCTGGTTACTTTCCGTAATATAGAAGACATACCGGCGATTGTGCAACGCCGCTCCCATCCGCTGGTATTGTATATATTTAGCCATAATCAGCGAAATATCGACTACCTGATGCAAAATATTCCTTCCGGCGATGCTGTCATCAATGACGTAATTATCCATTTTGGAAATAAATATTTACCTGTAGGCGGGATCGGAAACAGTGGAATTGGAAAGAGCGGCGGGTATGCGGGTTTTCGCGAGTTTACGCATGAACGCAGTGTCGTCCGCCAGGTATTCGGCAGTTTCAAACCAGTATTTCCGCCTTATGAAGGCAGAGCAGGAAAACTTCTGAAATTGTTTTTACGTGTTGTTTAGCCTGTAATGATTTAATATCCGCAAAATACGAATGACCTCTGAATGGTATGACAAACCCGGCCCGCTCCGGAAAGGCGAAAAACCTGATATGGCCGGGCTGGATGAATATTTATCTTCAAACCTTGAAGGCTGGGAAGGTATAACTGATATCAGTCAGTTTCCTCAAGGGTATTCCAATCTTACGTATATGATTTCCGGCAAGGAAAATCACTACGTGTTGCGACGACCTCCTTATGGGGCAAATATCAAATCGGGCCACGATATGTCCCGGGAATTCAGGGTACTTTCCAGTCTTAAAAAGGTATATGCAAAAGTTCCCCGGCCGGTACTATTTTGCGAAAACCCGGCTGTCATAGGTGCGCCCTTCTACCTGATGGAAAGAGTCAATGGCGTAATACTCCGCCCTAAAATGCCTGTGGAAATGCATCCATCGCCCTCTCTGATGGCGCAAATCGCAGCGTCGCTGGCAGGTAGCCTCGCCGAACTTCACGAAGTGGACTACCAGGCAGCTGGCCTGGGTGATTGGGGAAAACCGGAAGGCTATGTAGCCCGGCAGATAAGTGGCTGGACAGAAAGATATCTGAAAGCCAAAACCGATGAGGTACCGGAAATTGAAGCTGCCGCCCGGTGGCTCGCCGAAAATATGCCCAAAGCCTCGTCTGCGTCTCTGATTCACAATGACTTTAAATACGACAATGTAATTTTAAATCCTGACGACTGGTCAGAGGTAATAGCTGTGCTTGACTGGGAAATGGCTACAATCGGAGACCCACTGATGGATCTCGGCACCAGTCTGGGTTATTGGGTTGATCCAGGTGATCCGCCGGAAATGCTGGCGCTTCAACTGAGTCCGACTACACTCCCCGGCAATCCTACCCGGGCAGAAATGGCCGACCTTTATGCAAAAAGATCGGGAAGAGATGTGGGACAGGTTTTATTTTATTATGTTTATGGGCTCTTCAAGGTATCGGTGATTGTTCAGCAGATTTATTGGCGGTACAGAATGGGGCATACCGGAGACACGCGATTTGCGAATCTTATTCACGCTGTGCGTGGCTGTGGTTTGATGGCTGCACAGGCGATTGCAAAAAAGCGGATTGACCGGTTGTTTTGAGCGCGTTTTATACTTGTTGTAATAGAATTTTATGTTTAAGATCAGCAATTTGTTTTCAATTGAGGGGAAAGTGGCGCTCGTCACAGGCGGCTCCCGCGGGATCGGTTTGATGATTGCCCGTGCCTATGTGGAAAATGGGGTGAAGGTGTATATTTCCTCCCGGAAGGCAGAAGTATGTGATGCGGTTGCGGCTGAGCTTTCTCAGTCGGGTACCTGTATTTCCCTGCCGGCTGATCTTTCGACCGATGAAGGAAGGAAATCGTTGGTAGCCTCACTGAAAGAAAAAGAAGATTCGCTGGATATTCTGGTCAATAATGCCGGGGCTGTCTGGGCAGCGCCTTTTAAAGATTTTCCTGACAATGGCTACGACAAAACCATGGACATCAATGTCCGTGCGGTATTTTTGCTTACACGCGATCTGTTGCCTTTACTGGAGAAAAATGCTTCTACAATTAATCCCGCCAGGATTATTAATATCGGTTCTATAGATGGATTGCGCGTACCGGAAGTGGACAATTTCCCCTACGCAGCTAGTAAGGCCGCAGTCCACCAACTCACCCGCGTACTGGCGGTAAAACTTGGCCGTAAAGGCATAACGGTCAATGCAATTGCGCCGGGACCCTTTGAAAGTAAAATGACCGAATGGATGCTCGACAATTTTAAGGCGCAGATCGAAGCGCAGTGCCCGCTCAAACGCATCGGGAGTCCTGAAGATATGGCCGGGATGGCGATTTATCTCGCTTCTCCTGCCGGTGCTTATGTCAATGGAACCATTATCCCATTAGACGGTGGAATTCATATCAGTTAAAAACTCAAAGATTGTATGTATAAAGAACTCAACACCCATACCCGTGTTTTAATGGGCCCAGGCCCCAGTGAGGTGCACCCACGTGTACTGAAAGCCATGTCTACTCCCCTCGTAGGGCATCTTGATCCTGATTTTCTGGAAATCATGGATAACATCAAGGCAATGGCTCAAACTACTTTTAAGACTAAAAACCCGCTTACCTTTGTGGTTTCTGCTCCTGGTAGTGCCGGAATGGAGACTTGCCTGGTCAACCTGCTGGAGCCTGGTGATGAAGCGGTGATTTGTGTCCACGGTGTTTTTGGCGGCCGTATGGCTGACATTGCCGAAAGATGTGGGGCAAAAGTGATCCGTGTGGAGGCTCCCTGGGGAGAAGCGATTGATCCGCAGCA
The DNA window shown above is from Bacteroidia bacterium and carries:
- a CDS encoding phosphotransferase family protein, with the translated sequence MTSEWYDKPGPLRKGEKPDMAGLDEYLSSNLEGWEGITDISQFPQGYSNLTYMISGKENHYVLRRPPYGANIKSGHDMSREFRVLSSLKKVYAKVPRPVLFCENPAVIGAPFYLMERVNGVILRPKMPVEMHPSPSLMAQIAASLAGSLAELHEVDYQAAGLGDWGKPEGYVARQISGWTERYLKAKTDEVPEIEAAARWLAENMPKASSASLIHNDFKYDNVILNPDDWSEVIAVLDWEMATIGDPLMDLGTSLGYWVDPGDPPEMLALQLSPTTLPGNPTRAEMADLYAKRSGRDVGQVLFYYVYGLFKVSVIVQQIYWRYRMGHTGDTRFANLIHAVRGCGLMAAQAIAKKRIDRLF
- a CDS encoding SDR family oxidoreductase, with the translated sequence MSNLFSIEGKVALVTGGSRGIGLMIARAYVENGVKVYISSRKAEVCDAVAAELSQSGTCISLPADLSTDEGRKSLVASLKEKEDSLDILVNNAGAVWAAPFKDFPDNGYDKTMDINVRAVFLLTRDLLPLLEKNASTINPARIINIGSIDGLRVPEVDNFPYAASKAAVHQLTRVLAVKLGRKGITVNAIAPGPFESKMTEWMLDNFKAQIEAQCPLKRIGSPEDMAGMAIYLASPAGAYVNGTIIPLDGGIHIS